From a single Nicotiana tomentosiformis chromosome 2, ASM39032v3, whole genome shotgun sequence genomic region:
- the LOC104103971 gene encoding uncharacterized protein: MLRQGHFKELLINKGRKHFARGREHHDPPKPPSPARTINMIIGSDDDASVNGMKFTTTHKLKWSITRKRYDGLEVSIIFDESHADDLTFPHNDALVITLRILDADVKCIMVDDGSGVCIIHPRVLTQMRLEDKIVSRCITLTGFNNVVEQTSGEITLPVLAGSE; this comes from the exons ATGTTACGGCAAGGGCACTTCAAAGAACTGTTAATCAATAAGGGGAGGAAACACTTTGCTAGAGGACGTGAACATCATGACCCGCCAAAGCCGCCATCACCAGCTCgtaccatcaacatgatcatcggtagCGACGACGATGCCTCTGTCAATGGTATGAAGTTCACTACCACTCACAAACTCAAGTGGTCGATCACTCGCAAACGGTATGACGGACTTGAAGTGAGTATCATCTTCGACGAGTCACATGCCGACGATTTGACTTTCCCTCATAATGATGCCCTTGTTATTACTTTACGCATTTTAGATGCCGATGTCAAATGCATCATGGTGGACGATGGAAGCGGTGTATGCATTATCCACCCCCGAGTCCTTACCCAAATGAggctcgaggataagatagtgtcgcgctgcatcacactaaccgGTTTTAATAATGTAGTTGAGCAAACATCAGGGGAAATTACACTCCCCGTCTTAGCCGGCAGT gagtga